The proteins below are encoded in one region of Brevundimonas fontaquae:
- a CDS encoding TonB-dependent receptor, with protein sequence MTKQSNGRWARRFMYTAGAAALMLASASAANAQQATEIQASDAPVSNVDEVVVVGTRSSLQSAMNRKRSASTVSDSIVADDIGQFPDKNVGEALGRVTGVQLSRDFGEGNAVSIRGVEPDLNRVEINGVSVLSTAGNLNVYGGGGRSNDFRELPAEIVKSIDVFKGFTADMTEGAVGGTVSVQTRKPLDFRNSTFSMTLSGQKLDTLPDWKPRASVFGATQLLDGRLGLMANVTYDSVQTRGDFYDDHSWARLADFDNSAEKTVNYYNQSYSRAVNDAIAAVGSEAACATFTTPDANTLTTAQARTACQSQWYDYNPRVPRYRVWTRDDKRTSGEFTAEYKFAENLRGFITYQTNSRTQQLNDINYGTDFTSLDRLNYAVGNTCPRVTTTTAEAVPGVVVDANHNVIQYRVGNCLGTSGRGGDTAFSISSRDFRYETSSDYITYGLKWYNDRFKVDFLGANAKSETLSQTNNVSVSFNTPGMVVSLEPGTSAPIFTFAPGFSPSDASAVSQYQIQYRPSQSSNKEDQYKLDVDFDPRTTFLTNIKFGGRYSNAETQGYDYGGFIVSPGANLASELDNIVIYANSINSTARVSDTATVDQTAALYGNPYQTNYWNTTETWSRAFSNSVFGSAMTALPSDFYYGGGALPANWLYPNFNAIAQNLDTSHFNLDNLYSGVGNDGKTYDQIPYRVKEQTDAQYVRLDWALPIFGLDLVGNLGLRRVHTQTNTAGKFTRSETRLVNGVTTTAVVSNTLVEQTRDYTKWLPSFNVNAWLIDNVLSMRVGYAKLMARPLYNYLLPNMTCTLNFANDGTAEDGPDSCSAGNPDLKPYEAAQYDLSFEWYPNRDTQFSAGFFYKDIQTFYLPSRTSLGQRDVFGDGVLYFYNSYINGEGAKISGVELTAKTAFTFLPGLLSGLGADVNYTYQEASDVGVFSQLDGSELSYPGLSSNSYNATLWYERGPINARLAYNYRSEYLVTAADQSGNPIIKEPTGYLDGKISWKPGLKGLTLFAEGKNLTEEDESTYAGDIRLINRGYSGRRFFLGATYKY encoded by the coding sequence GTGACGAAACAGTCGAACGGGCGATGGGCTCGCCGCTTCATGTATACCGCCGGCGCCGCCGCCCTGATGCTGGCCTCCGCCAGCGCCGCGAACGCGCAGCAGGCGACGGAAATCCAGGCGTCGGACGCCCCGGTTTCGAACGTCGATGAAGTCGTGGTCGTCGGCACCCGCTCCAGCCTTCAGTCTGCGATGAACCGCAAGCGTTCCGCCAGCACCGTTTCGGACTCCATCGTCGCCGACGACATCGGCCAGTTTCCCGACAAGAACGTAGGTGAAGCGCTGGGTCGCGTCACCGGGGTTCAGCTTTCGCGTGATTTCGGCGAAGGCAACGCCGTCTCGATCCGGGGCGTCGAGCCGGACCTGAACCGTGTCGAGATCAACGGCGTCAGCGTCCTTTCCACGGCGGGCAATCTGAACGTCTATGGCGGCGGCGGTCGTTCCAACGATTTCCGCGAACTGCCTGCCGAGATCGTCAAGTCCATCGACGTCTTCAAGGGCTTCACCGCCGACATGACCGAAGGCGCAGTGGGCGGCACAGTGTCGGTCCAGACGCGCAAGCCTTTGGACTTCCGCAACTCCACCTTCTCCATGACGTTGTCGGGCCAAAAGCTGGACACCCTGCCTGACTGGAAGCCCCGCGCTAGCGTTTTCGGCGCGACCCAGCTGCTGGACGGCCGCTTGGGTCTGATGGCCAATGTCACCTATGACAGCGTTCAGACGCGAGGCGACTTCTACGACGACCACTCTTGGGCGCGTCTGGCGGATTTCGACAATTCGGCGGAAAAGACAGTCAACTACTACAACCAGTCCTACAGCCGAGCCGTGAACGATGCGATCGCCGCCGTCGGCAGCGAGGCGGCGTGCGCAACCTTTACGACGCCGGACGCCAACACCCTGACGACAGCACAAGCGCGCACTGCGTGCCAAAGCCAGTGGTACGACTATAACCCCCGCGTTCCGCGCTATCGCGTGTGGACGCGCGATGACAAACGGACGTCGGGGGAGTTCACGGCGGAATACAAGTTCGCTGAAAACCTGCGCGGCTTTATCACCTATCAGACCAACAGCCGGACCCAGCAGTTGAACGACATCAACTACGGGACGGATTTCACCAGCCTTGATCGTCTCAACTACGCTGTCGGAAACACCTGCCCGCGGGTGACGACGACCACGGCCGAAGCTGTGCCAGGCGTGGTCGTGGATGCAAACCACAACGTCATCCAGTACAGAGTCGGCAACTGCCTTGGCACCTCTGGGCGCGGCGGCGATACCGCGTTCAGCATCTCGTCGCGCGACTTCCGCTACGAAACCAGCTCCGATTACATCACCTATGGACTGAAGTGGTACAACGACCGCTTCAAAGTCGACTTCCTGGGCGCTAACGCCAAGAGCGAGACGCTGAGCCAGACCAACAACGTCTCCGTCAGCTTCAACACGCCGGGCATGGTTGTCAGCCTGGAGCCCGGAACCTCAGCGCCGATTTTCACCTTCGCGCCGGGCTTCTCGCCGTCGGACGCCTCTGCGGTCAGCCAGTATCAGATCCAGTATCGCCCGTCGCAATCGTCCAACAAGGAAGATCAGTACAAGCTGGACGTCGACTTCGATCCGCGCACGACCTTCCTGACCAACATCAAGTTCGGCGGGCGGTATTCGAACGCCGAGACCCAGGGCTACGACTACGGCGGCTTCATCGTCAGCCCCGGCGCCAACCTGGCGTCTGAACTCGACAACATCGTCATCTACGCAAACTCGATCAACTCGACGGCGCGCGTCAGCGACACGGCGACGGTGGATCAGACGGCGGCGCTATATGGCAATCCATATCAGACCAACTACTGGAACACGACCGAGACTTGGTCGCGCGCTTTCTCGAATTCGGTGTTCGGATCTGCCATGACGGCGCTGCCGTCGGACTTTTACTACGGCGGCGGCGCTCTGCCGGCCAACTGGCTGTATCCGAACTTCAACGCCATCGCCCAAAACTTGGATACCAGCCACTTCAATCTGGACAACCTGTATTCCGGCGTCGGCAACGACGGAAAGACCTACGATCAAATCCCGTATCGCGTGAAGGAGCAGACCGACGCCCAGTACGTACGCTTGGATTGGGCCCTCCCGATCTTCGGCCTGGATCTCGTTGGGAACTTGGGTCTGCGTCGCGTTCATACCCAGACCAATACGGCGGGCAAGTTCACGCGCAGCGAGACCCGGCTGGTCAACGGCGTGACGACGACGGCAGTGGTGTCGAACACCCTGGTTGAGCAGACGCGCGACTACACGAAGTGGCTGCCCAGCTTCAACGTCAATGCCTGGTTGATCGACAACGTGCTGAGCATGCGGGTCGGTTACGCCAAACTGATGGCGCGGCCGCTATATAACTATCTGCTGCCTAACATGACCTGCACCCTCAACTTCGCCAACGACGGCACGGCGGAAGATGGTCCCGACAGCTGCTCGGCCGGAAATCCCGACCTGAAGCCGTATGAGGCGGCGCAGTACGACCTGTCGTTCGAGTGGTATCCGAACCGCGACACCCAGTTCTCGGCCGGCTTCTTCTACAAGGACATCCAGACCTTCTATCTTCCCTCGCGCACCAGCCTGGGCCAGCGGGATGTGTTCGGCGACGGCGTGCTGTACTTCTATAACAGCTATATCAACGGCGAAGGCGCCAAGATTTCGGGCGTTGAGCTAACGGCCAAAACCGCCTTCACCTTCCTGCCCGGCCTGCTATCCGGCCTGGGCGCCGACGTAAACTACACCTATCAGGAAGCCTCGGACGTCGGCGTCTTCAGCCAGCTCGATGGTTCGGAACTGTCGTATCCCGGCCTGTCCAGCAACAGCTACAACGCGACCCTGTGGTACGAGCGCGGTCCGATCAACGCGCGCCTGGCCTACAACTATCGGTCGGAATATCTGGTGACGGCGGCCGACCAGTCGGGCAATCCGATCATCAAGGAGCCGACCGGCTATCTAGACGGCAAGATCTCGTGGAAGCCGGGCCTGAAGGGGCTGACCCTGTTCGCGGAAGGCAAGAACCTGACCGAGGAGGATGAAAGCACCTATGCGGGCGACATCCGCCTGATCAACAGGGGCTATTCGGGCCGCCGCTTCTTCCTGGGCGCGACCTACAAATACTGA
- a CDS encoding MFS transporter, with protein MTSTLSSVRSPRWYNYWGWGSGDMLGAGAQAVITGWLFYFFTTFCDLAPVEAGLILGLPRLLEAITCPLIGYVSDNLRHTWIGRTVGRRKIFLLITIPLLPSFALIFISGQTFVYYLTTFIFFELLYTMFLIPWETLAAEMTKDYKEKAKFAGARMLVAQSSAILASYLPTLIINNFGGKDSAQTFLIMATIFGLLFSAVVILVVIFTWERPFTEAEKAVKAEPPSLRKALLIPVNMFRDLFSTLRIRAFRQHLSIYLGGYISQDIFNTAFPIFVATVMLGATVMISQMMTVMYVAQLLSVMVAIHLVIRIGPVIAYRIAAGFFTSALMLLLIFYFVRPMVGGQDLFAPINPVSGGFNLSAAFWLLGPIVLAGLGRGTLNFVPWSVYNYLPDVDEAVTGQRREGIFAGVMTLVRKVAQSGAIILTGWIIEAGGYVSPKAGAAGAVVVQTPGAVATVAGLLVFGPMLVMAAGAILSWSFRLDQPSHAVLMNEIDRLRAGETEPSSPEAKTIVEGLTGWRYDRLWGRNRLT; from the coding sequence ATGACGTCCACGCTATCGTCCGTCCGCAGCCCGCGCTGGTACAACTACTGGGGCTGGGGCTCCGGCGACATGCTGGGGGCGGGGGCCCAAGCCGTCATCACCGGCTGGCTGTTCTACTTCTTCACGACCTTCTGCGACCTGGCGCCGGTCGAGGCTGGCCTGATCCTGGGCCTGCCGCGTCTGCTGGAGGCCATCACCTGTCCGTTGATCGGCTATGTGTCGGACAATCTGCGCCATACCTGGATCGGCAGGACGGTGGGGCGGCGCAAGATCTTCCTCCTGATCACTATTCCTCTGCTGCCCAGCTTCGCCCTGATCTTCATCAGCGGCCAGACCTTCGTCTATTACCTGACGACCTTCATCTTCTTCGAGCTGCTCTACACGATGTTTCTCATCCCCTGGGAAACGCTCGCGGCCGAGATGACCAAGGACTATAAGGAAAAGGCCAAGTTCGCCGGAGCGCGTATGCTGGTGGCGCAAAGCTCGGCCATCCTGGCCTCCTATCTGCCGACCCTGATCATCAACAACTTCGGGGGCAAGGATTCGGCCCAGACCTTCCTGATCATGGCGACCATCTTCGGCCTGTTGTTCAGCGCCGTGGTGATCCTGGTCGTGATCTTCACCTGGGAGCGGCCGTTCACGGAGGCGGAAAAGGCGGTAAAGGCCGAGCCGCCCAGCCTGCGCAAGGCGCTGCTGATCCCGGTGAACATGTTCCGCGACCTGTTCTCGACGCTGCGCATTCGCGCTTTTCGCCAGCATCTGTCGATCTATCTGGGCGGCTATATCTCGCAGGACATCTTCAACACCGCCTTCCCGATATTCGTGGCCACGGTGATGCTGGGCGCGACGGTGATGATCTCGCAGATGATGACGGTGATGTATGTCGCCCAGCTGCTCTCGGTCATGGTGGCGATCCATCTCGTCATTCGCATTGGGCCTGTGATCGCCTATCGCATCGCGGCAGGCTTCTTCACCTCCGCCCTGATGCTGTTGCTGATCTTCTACTTCGTGCGGCCGATGGTCGGGGGGCAGGATCTGTTCGCCCCGATCAATCCGGTCTCGGGCGGCTTCAACCTGAGCGCCGCCTTCTGGCTGCTTGGCCCGATCGTTCTGGCGGGGCTGGGGCGTGGCACGCTGAACTTCGTGCCCTGGTCGGTCTATAACTATCTGCCGGACGTCGATGAGGCGGTCACGGGTCAGCGTCGCGAGGGCATCTTCGCCGGCGTAATGACCCTGGTGCGTAAGGTCGCCCAGTCCGGGGCCATCATCCTGACCGGCTGGATTATTGAGGCCGGTGGCTATGTCTCGCCCAAGGCCGGGGCGGCGGGGGCCGTGGTCGTGCAGACGCCGGGCGCGGTGGCCACGGTCGCCGGTCTGCTGGTGTTCGGGCCGATGCTGGTCATGGCGGCTGGCGCGATCCTCTCCTGGTCGTTCCGATTGGATCAGCCTAGCCATGCGGTTCTGATGAATGAGATCGACCGGCTGAGAGCCGGTGAGACAGAGCCTTCGAGTCCCGAAGCCAAGACCATAGTCGAAGGCCTGACGGGCTGGAGATACGACCGTCTTTGGGGTCGTAACAGATTGACATAG